A region of Moorena producens PAL-8-15-08-1 DNA encodes the following proteins:
- the hpsC gene encoding hormogonium polysaccharide secretion pseudopilin HpsC — protein MITSLRTLLAHKLKSNKKPKFNHGGFTLIELLVAMIVAVLIIAPLLRFMITIVDTDRKEQAKATSEQEIQAAMDYIARDLEQAVYIYDNSGVERDNAGTPADSGIQDQIPPFANEIDGCNQDNCTPVLVFWKRKYLDRTDEVNGETVGEFTNGNDTFVYALVAYYLIDDENPDDNNTWSNIARIGRFEIHDQVTNVNSGDLGIRGSSGFKAFKISIRGSTLKQKLNQWTKGDAPYDTQAQILVDYIDNEATGITPDCPSVFPQSDQELEEDLQVPSQINGGFYACVDADKRIAQLFLRGNALARLKTNPEDYEYQLNRSSYFPTVTMQIEGRGFLNIK, from the coding sequence ATGATTACATCACTGAGAACCTTACTCGCCCATAAACTTAAAAGTAATAAAAAGCCTAAGTTCAACCATGGCGGCTTCACTTTAATTGAACTACTGGTAGCCATGATTGTGGCGGTACTAATCATCGCGCCACTATTGAGATTTATGATTACTATCGTTGATACAGACCGTAAAGAGCAAGCCAAGGCTACCTCAGAACAAGAAATCCAAGCCGCTATGGACTACATAGCTAGAGACTTGGAGCAAGCTGTCTATATCTACGATAACTCTGGAGTAGAAAGAGACAATGCTGGAACACCTGCTGACTCTGGAATCCAAGACCAAATCCCACCATTTGCAAATGAAATAGACGGTTGTAACCAAGATAACTGTACACCTGTGCTGGTATTCTGGAAGCGAAAGTATTTGGATAGAACAGACGAAGTCAATGGAGAAACCGTTGGCGAATTTACCAATGGAAATGATACCTTTGTCTATGCTCTCGTTGCCTATTACTTAATTGATGATGAAAATCCTGACGACAATAATACTTGGTCAAATATTGCTAGAATTGGTCGCTTTGAAATTCATGATCAAGTCACCAATGTAAATTCAGGGGATCTTGGTATCCGTGGTAGCTCAGGCTTTAAAGCCTTTAAGATCAGCATAAGAGGAAGCACACTCAAGCAAAAATTGAATCAGTGGACAAAAGGGGATGCTCCTTACGATACTCAAGCTCAAATCTTGGTAGATTACATTGATAACGAAGCAACGGGAATAACACCAGATTGTCCAAGTGTCTTTCCCCAATCAGATCAAGAGCTAGAGGAAGATTTGCAGGTTCCAAGTCAAATAAACGGTGGGTTCTATGCCTGTGTGGATGCAGACAAAAGAATAGCCCAATTATTTTTGAGAGGGAATGCTTTAGCTCGGCTCAAGACTAATCCAGAGGACTATGAATACCAACTAAACCGGTCTAGCTATTTCCCGACCGTAACCATGCAAATTGAAG
- the hpsB gene encoding hormogonium polysaccharide secretion pseudopilin HpsB: MINPQKQQPLSQSSDAGFTIMESLMAMLIITILMVGISPMIVLGVANRVQSRRVELAVQAARAYIDGVRSGAIAPPAKTEKMEAKDILKERKKLAEVGAPPSNFDCKKDKKDSYCNNDKSLYCVDLDEDDGCSKNSSRDLIIQAFRSIPADPDARDPEKTYFLGVRVYRADAFQGKENLKISQEGAKAKSRGPGFSDRKAPLFETTTEITTGTPSYSRFCQRLGGCNSNSGDSQD; encoded by the coding sequence ATGATCAATCCCCAGAAGCAACAACCCCTTTCCCAATCATCAGATGCCGGTTTCACAATCATGGAATCCTTGATGGCAATGCTGATTATTACAATTCTGATGGTTGGCATCTCACCGATGATTGTCTTAGGAGTGGCAAATCGAGTCCAGTCCAGACGAGTAGAACTAGCAGTGCAAGCAGCTAGGGCCTACATCGATGGTGTACGGAGTGGAGCGATTGCTCCTCCCGCAAAGACGGAAAAGATGGAAGCCAAAGATATCTTAAAAGAAAGAAAGAAATTGGCTGAGGTTGGGGCTCCACCATCAAACTTCGATTGTAAAAAAGATAAAAAAGACTCCTATTGCAATAATGACAAGAGTCTCTACTGCGTAGACCTTGATGAAGATGATGGCTGTAGCAAGAACAGTTCCAGAGACTTGATCATTCAGGCATTTCGGAGTATCCCGGCAGACCCCGATGCCAGAGATCCTGAAAAAACCTACTTTCTGGGGGTGCGGGTTTACCGAGCTGATGCCTTTCAAGGTAAAGAGAACTTAAAAATTAGTCAGGAGGGTGCGAAGGCGAAATCTAGGGGACCTGGATTCAGCGATCGCAAAGCCCCCCTATTTGAAACGACTACAGAAATTACCACAGGTACACCGAGTTATAGCCGTTTTTGCCAGCGCCTAGGGGGTTGTAATAGCAATTCTGGAGATTCTCAAGATTAG